One region of Scophthalmus maximus strain ysfricsl-2021 chromosome 13, ASM2237912v1, whole genome shotgun sequence genomic DNA includes:
- the rasl11b gene encoding ras-like protein family member 11B has translation MRLIHNMTTIAECPAAEPPLHNRVIKIAVIGGSGVGKTALVVRFLTRRFIGDYERNAGNLYSREVQVDGEQVTIQVQDTPGAEMTDNGVSLPDHVTSSIQWADAVVLVYSVTDRRSFDQIEHLHQLVARAGGANAPSVILLANKADLVHLRRVDPQQGPLLAGALGCSFYEVSASEDYSQVHDAFHRLCCQLAKQQPPPPPPASNSSNSSAGGATEKRRSPLIPRPKSPNMQDLKRRFKQALSAKVRTVTSV, from the exons ATGCGCCTGATCCACAACATGACGACCATCGCGGAGTGTCCAGCGGCCGAGCCGCCGCTCCACAACCGGGTCATTAAAATAGCAGTGATCGGAGGCAGCGGGGTCGGAAAAACAG CGCTCGTGGTGAGATTCCTGACGAGGCGCTTCATCGGAGACTACGAGAGAAACGCCG gtaacCTGTACTCCAGAGAGGTCCAGGTGGACGGAGAGCAGGTGACCATCCAGGTGCAGGACACCCCCGGTGCAGAG ATGACGGATAACGGCGTCAGTCTCCCGGACCACGTGACCAGCTCCATCCAGTGGGCCGATGCGGTGGTGCTGGTCTACTCGGTGACCGACCGGCGCAGCTTCGACCAGATCGAGCACCTGCACCAGCTGGTGGCCCGGGCCGGCGGCGCCAACGCGCCCTCGGTCATCCTGCTGGCCAACAAGGCGGACCTGGTGCACCTGCGGCGGGTGGACCCCCAGCAGGGCCCCCTGCTCGCCGGAGCCCTGGGCTGCTCCTTCTACGAGGTGTCGGCCAGCGAGGACTACAGCCAGGTGCACGACGCGTTCCACAGGCTGTGCTGCCAGCTGGCcaagcagcagccgccgccgccgccgcccgcctcCAACTCCTCAAACAGCTCGGCCGGCGGCGCCACGGAGAAGAGGCGCTCGCCGCTCATCCCCAGGCCGAAATCGCCCAACATGCAGGACCTGAAGAGGCGTTTCAAGCAAGCGCTGTCCGCTAAAGTCCGGACTGTCACCTCGGTGTGA